The Impatiens glandulifera chromosome 3, dImpGla2.1, whole genome shotgun sequence genome contains a region encoding:
- the LOC124932464 gene encoding chaperone protein DnaJ-like isoform X2, which yields MDRNGGSDGSCHYSVLGIRKDASHSDIRSAYRKLALKWHPDRLSKNPSLTGNANHHQRFQRIQEAYSVLSDEKKRSMYDSGTLNLFDDDEDDEGMGEFMHDLFKMMDNNNRVAAAAACGKGGGGGEVRKEESLEDLQRSFMETFGADLASYLTSSSQDHHHQSKTSSSRSRTTPYDRATPKRTANSTTSNSRAARC from the exons ATGGATAGGAACGGAGGATCCGATGGATCTTGTCATTACTCAGTTCTCGGGATTCGAAAGGATGCTTCTCACTCGGACATTCGTTCTGCTTACCGCAAGCTTGCTCTG AAATGGCATCCGGACCGATTGTCGAAGAATCCTTCATTGACTGGGAACGCCAATCATCATCAGCGGTTTCAGAGGATTCAAGAGGCTTATTCAG TGTTGTCTGATGAAAAGAAGAGATCAATGTATGATTCAGGGACTCTGAATctatttgatgatgatgaagatgatgag GGAATGGGAGAATTCATGCATGATTTGTTTAAGATGATGGATAACAACAACAGAgtagctgctgctgctgcttgtggtaaaggaggaggaggaggag AGGTGAGAAAGGAGGAGAGTTTGGAAGATTTACAGAGAAGTTTCATGGAGACATTTGGTGCAGATCTAGCTAGCTATCTAACCAGCTCTTCTcaggatcatcatcatcaatcaaagACCAGCTCTTCTAGGTCAAGAACCACACCCTATGATAGAGCCACCCCAAAAAGAACAGCCAATTCAACAACCTCAAACTCTCGAGCAGCTAGATGCTAG
- the LOC124932464 gene encoding chaperone protein DnaJ-like isoform X1, with amino-acid sequence MDRNGGSDGSCHYSVLGIRKDASHSDIRSAYRKLALKWHPDRLSKNPSLTGNANHHQRFQRIQEAYSVLSDEKKRSMYDSGTLNLFDDDEDDEGMGEFMHDLFKMMDNNNRVAAAAACGKGGGGGGEVRKEESLEDLQRSFMETFGADLASYLTSSSQDHHHQSKTSSSRSRTTPYDRATPKRTANSTTSNSRAARC; translated from the exons ATGGATAGGAACGGAGGATCCGATGGATCTTGTCATTACTCAGTTCTCGGGATTCGAAAGGATGCTTCTCACTCGGACATTCGTTCTGCTTACCGCAAGCTTGCTCTG AAATGGCATCCGGACCGATTGTCGAAGAATCCTTCATTGACTGGGAACGCCAATCATCATCAGCGGTTTCAGAGGATTCAAGAGGCTTATTCAG TGTTGTCTGATGAAAAGAAGAGATCAATGTATGATTCAGGGACTCTGAATctatttgatgatgatgaagatgatgag GGAATGGGAGAATTCATGCATGATTTGTTTAAGATGATGGATAACAACAACAGAgtagctgctgctgctgcttgtggtaaaggaggaggaggaggaggagag GTGAGAAAGGAGGAGAGTTTGGAAGATTTACAGAGAAGTTTCATGGAGACATTTGGTGCAGATCTAGCTAGCTATCTAACCAGCTCTTCTcaggatcatcatcatcaatcaaagACCAGCTCTTCTAGGTCAAGAACCACACCCTATGATAGAGCCACCCCAAAAAGAACAGCCAATTCAACAACCTCAAACTCTCGAGCAGCTAGATGCTAG
- the LOC124930382 gene encoding probable protein disulfide-isomerase A6 yields the protein MGFIFGQAQKLFELTPKNLPRQRNFVGSNKFALSRQSSNLSLGKDSVNISAPFSLVYGHTYLLLNFIEPCVLLARYEGARNAEALVSYINKEGGTNVKLAVIPSSVVILTSDNFDDIVLNEKKNVLVEFYAPWCGHCKSLAPIYEKLGTVFNLEEDVVIANLDADTHKDLAGKYGVSGYPTLKFFPKGNKAGEDYNGGRDLDDFVTFINEKCGTSRDAKGQLTDKAGRVEKLDALVKELINAGENENEKKEVYSKIEDEVEKLDGSSARYGKIYLKAVKNYMNKGTDYAKNEIQRLERILDKSISPAKADEFTLKKNILSAFA from the exons atgggctttattttTGGTCAAGCCCAAAAACTATTTGAGCTGACACCAAAAAATCTCCCCCGTCAGCGCAACTTTGTGGGCTCTAATAAATtcgctctctcccgacaatcttcaaacttgtccttaggAAAGGACTCTGTAAACATATCtgcaccattctcactt GTTTATG GACATACATATCTTCTTTTGAACTTTATTGAACCATGTGTACTACTTGCTAGGTATGAGGGTGCACGAAATGCTGAAGCCCTTGTTTCTTATATTAACAAGGAGGGAG GCACTAATGTGAAGTTAGCTGTTATTCCCTCCAGTGTTGTGATACTCACATCTGATAATTTTGACGATATTGTCCTTAATGAGAAGAAGAATGTGTTGGTTGAGTTCTACGCACCCTG GTGCGGTCATTGCAAGAGCCTTGCTCCT ATCTATGAAAAGCTTGGCACTGTATTTAATTTGGAAGAAGACGTGGTGATTGCTAATCTAGATGCCGATACTCACAAGGATCTTGCAGGGAA GTATGGCGTTAGTGGATATCCTACGTTGAAGTTCTTTCCAAAGGGTAACAAAGCCGGGGAAGATTATAATGGTGGACGTGATTTAGATGATTTCGTTACTTTCATCAATGAGAAGTGTGGAACCAGCCGTGATGCAAAAGGACAACTAACCGATAAA GCTGGTAGAGTTGAGAAGTTGGACGCTCTGGTTAAGGAACTCATTAATGCAGGGGAGAATGAGAACGAGAAGAAGGAAGTTTACAGTAAGATAGAGGACGAAGTTGAAAAGCTGGACGGTTCTTCTGCAAG GTATGGAAAAATTTACTTGAAAGCTGTAAAGAACTATATGAATAAAGGCACAGATTATGCCAAGAATGAGATCCAAAGACTTGAACGCATTCTCGATAAG TCCATCAGCCCAGCAAAGGCTGACGAATTCACGCTGAAGAAGAATATCTTATCGGCTTTCGCTTGA
- the LOC124932809 gene encoding F-box/LRR-repeat protein 3-like, which yields MEQEDSSPILSLLTDDLLLRVLNNLPGESDRKTFRSVCKTFLRLDSIHRTSLRILRTEFLPTLLRRYQRIESLDLSVCPRIDDGTVAILMGGVSFGWSQSLRTLILSRSSGLRSGGLERLIRVCPNLEIIDVSYSCDFGDREVAALSFSSSLKDLKMDKCLAVTDVGLAKIAVGCSNLERFSLKWCFKITDLGIDLLTKKCFKLKYLDISYLKVTNHSLMSIASLQRLEVLAMVASNFVDDEGLHHLGNGCPSLQILDLSRCDKISTFGLSSVMRGHHGLLQIYAAYSFFEFSTSILNQVKNMRNLKTIRIDGARINEASFEILATNCKSLVEVGLSKCKGVTDSGLRLLAEACSSLRHVNLTCCNSITDLSIISISQFCKGLLILQLEACILISYTSLRCLGVCSSQLKELDLTDCSGVNDTGLRFLSGCSQLACLKLGLCTNISDEGLSYIASKCRHIHELDLYRCTGIGDGGLAAISTGCKKMKKLNISYCYEVTDEGIKWLGYLEELSDLELRNLVKVTGSGLAAIASGCKKLSDLDLKSCINIQDSGFWALAYYRVNLRQINLSHCGISDAGLCMVLGNLTRLQDAKLVNLRNVTVQGYELSLRACCARLKKVKLLANLSFQLSHELQDTLRIRGCRIRWD from the exons ATGGAACAAGAAGACTCATCTCCGATTCTCTCTCTCCTCACAGACGACCTCCTCCTCCGCgtactcaacaatctcccaggTGAATCCGATCGCAAGACATTCCGTTCCGTCTGCAAAACCTTTCTCCGTCTCGACTCCATTCATCGCACCTCCCTCCGTATTCTCCGCACCGAATTCCTCCCTACCTTACTCCGTCGATACCAACGAATCGAGTCTCTCGATCTCTCCGTATGTCCCAGAATCGACGACGGTACGGTAGCGATTCTGATGGGCGGTGTTTCATTCGGTTGGAGTCAGAGTCTGAGGACTCTTATACTCAGCCGATCGTCTGGATTGAGATCTGGAGGATTGGAGAGACTGATTCGAGTTTGTCCGAATCTGGAAATTATTGATGTTTCTTATTCATGTGATTTTGGGGATAGAGAGGTAGCGGCTTTGTCGTTCTCATCTAGTTTGAAGGATCTGAAGATGGATAAATGCTTAGCGGTTACGGATGTTGGTCTTGCGAAGATAGCGGTTGGGTGTAGTAATCTTGAGAGATTTAGTTTGAAATGGTGCTTTAAGATTACTGATCTTGGTATTGATCTTCTTACGAAGAAATGCTTTAAGTTGAAGTATCTGGATATCTCTTATCTAAAG GTGACAAATCATTCGCTAATGTCAATTGCTTCTCTGCAAAGGCTGGAGGTTTTAGCTATGGTGGCATCTAattttgttgatgatgaaggtttgCATCATCTTGGAAATGGTTGTCCTTCACTTCAG ATTCTAGACTTATCAAGATGTGACAAAATCAGCACGTTTGGTCTGAGTTCCGTGATGAGAGGACATCATGGTCTTCTGCAAATATACGCAGCTTACAGTTTCTTT GAATTTTCAACGAGCATACTCAACCAAGTGAAGAATATGAGGAATCTGAAGACAATTAGGATTGACGGGGCTCGAATAAACGAGGCAAGTTTTGAAATACTTGCTACCAATTGCAAGTCGTTGGTAGAAGTTGGACTAAGCAAATGCAAAGGAGTGACAGATAGTGGCTTAAGGCTGCTAGCTGAAGCTTGTTCAAGTTTAAGACATGTTAACTTGACTTGCTGTAACTCTATTACTGatttatcaataatatcaaTATCACAGTTTTGTAAAGGTCTCTTAATCCTTCAGTTAGAGGCTTGTATTTTGATATCATATACTAGTCTTCGTTGTTTAGGAGTTTGTTCTTCACAACTCAAGGAGCTTGATCTTACGGATTGCTCTGGCGTTAACGATACAG GTCTTCGATTTTTGTCTGGTTGTTCACAGCTTGCATGCTTGAAACTAGGGCTTTGTACAAACATATCAGATGAGGGATTGTCTTATATTGCTTCAAAGTGCAGACATATTCATGAGTTGGATCTCTACCG GTGCACAGGAATTGGTGATGGTGGATTAGCTGCTATATCAACTGGTTGTAAGAAGATGAAAAAGCTAAATATATCTTACTGTTATGAAGTTACTGATGAGGGGATAAAATGGTTAGGATATTTGGAAGAACTATCTGATTTGGAGTTAAGAAATCTTGTGAAAGTGACTGGTTCAGGTTTGGCAGCCATTGCTTCAGGTTGCAAAAAGCTTTCTGATTTGGATCTTAAAAGCTGTATCAACATTCAAGATTCCGGTTTCTGGGCTCTTGCGTATTACAGAGTTAACTTAAGACAG ATAAATCTAAGTCATTGTGGAATATCTGATGCGGGATTGTGCATGGTATTAGGAAACTTGACCCGACTACAAGATGCGAAACTGGTAAACCTTAGAAACGTAACGGTCCAAGGGTATGAGTTATCTTTGAGGGCTTGTTGTGCTAGGCTGAAGAAGGTAAAGCTGCTAGCTAATCTTTCTTTTCAACTTTCTCATGAACTACAAGATACTTTAAGGATAAGGGGCTGCAGAATTAGATGGGATTGA